Proteins encoded together in one Coffea arabica cultivar ET-39 chromosome 2c, Coffea Arabica ET-39 HiFi, whole genome shotgun sequence window:
- the LOC113725266 gene encoding uncharacterized membrane protein YHL071W isoform X3: protein MCNFSWQVRDSILLGKYCPSLFLVQKHKDTWTLEHLNTCLLPHIGWHLELILGCRRSDIIYASLIEREEYDVSVPRFSPSAISLVKKFDSISFRRTKEAANKQNEMQQSTGTVEAIIVEVKDRNKIGGSFINSDAICCTPALAKDGSCKLGEVIIRQEPDNPGWPMRIQTSFEGNNEEATMVLKTVEINKTGMYYLYFMFCNPELRGTLISGKTVWHNPDGYLPGKMAPLMSFYGFMSLAYLVLGLFWFVRFVQCWKDVIQLHYHITAVIGLGMCEMALWYFEYSNFNAVGYRPMAITLWAVSFSAIKKTVSRLLLLVVSMGYGIMRPTLGGVTSKVFLLGIIYLMASEALELVEHLGNINDFSGKARLFLVLPVAVLDATFILWIFSSLSKTLEKLQIRRSIAKLELYRKFTNALAVSVLLSVAWIGYEVNARSAIRISRNLIFVTSET, encoded by the exons ATGTGCAATTTTAGTTGGCAAGTTAGGGATTCAATTCTATTAGGCAAGTATTGCCCTTCTTTATTTCTTGTTCAAAAGCACAAGGACACTTGGACACTTGAACACTTGAACACTTGTCTTTTGCCACATATTGGATGGCATCTTGAGTTAATTTTAGGTTGCCGGCGATCAGATATCATATATGCATCATTAATTGAACGAGAAGAATATGATGTTAGTGTGCCAAGATTCTCTCCTTCAGCAATTTCTCTTGTGAAAAA GTTTGACTCCATCTCTTTTAGGCGAACCAAGGAGGCCGCAAACAAGCAGAATGAGATGCAGCAGAGTACTGGAACAGTTGAAGCCATCATAGTTGAAGTGAAGGACAGGAACAAGATTGGGGGCTCTTTTATAAACTCTGATGCTATATGCTGCACTCCGGCTCTAGCTAAAGATGGATCCTGCAAGTTAGGAGAGGTTATAATTCGCCAGGAGCCTGATAATCCTGGTTGGCCAATGCGAATTCAAACCTCCTTTGAAGGAAACAATGAAGAGGCAACAATGGTGCTCAAAACTGTTGAGATCAACAAAACTGGGATGTACTATCTATATTTCATGTTCTGTAATCCAGAGCTCCGTGGCACATTAATTAGTGGAAAAACTGTCTGGCATAACCCTGATGGTTATCTACCTGGGAAGATGGCTCCACTTatgtcattttatggatttATGTCTCTGGCATATCTTGTGCTTGGTCTATTCTGGTTTGTTCGGTTTGTGCAGTGTTGGAAAGATGTAATACAACTGCACTACCATATAACTGCTGTAATTGGTCTGGGTATGTGTGAAATGGCTCTTTGGTATTTTGAATATTCAAATTTTAATGCTGTTGGTTACAGACCAATGGCAATTACCCTTTGGGCTGTTTCCTTCAGTGCTATCAAAAAGACTGTGTCTCGCCTTCTCCTTCTGGTGGTCTCGATGGGCTATGGCATCATGCGGCCCACCCTAGGTGGCGTCACCTCAAAAGTATTTCTTCTTGGTATAATATATTTAATGGCTTCAGAAGCCCTTGAGCTCGTTGAACATTTGGGAAATATCAATGATTTTTCTGGGAAAGCAAGGCTATTTTTGGTGCTACCAGTGGCTGTCTTGGATGCCACATTTATCCTTTGGATTTTCTCATCATTATCTAAAACGTTGGAGAAACTTCAG ATTAGAAGGAGCATTGCTAAACTTGAGCTCTACCGAAAGTTTACAAACGCTCTTGCAGTATCTGTTCTGCTTTCTGTTGCTTGGATTGGCTATGag GTAAATGCACGTTCCGCTATACGTATATCGCGCAATTTGATTTTTGTTACTTCTGAAACTTAA
- the LOC113725267 gene encoding pentatricopeptide repeat-containing protein At2g40720-like isoform X1, giving the protein MYRNPIKLRPLSTLFGTHVPSLLNSSIRDLVQQGRYFEALQLYAKQSYFPLCTSKFTFPALLKACASLSNLGHGIAIHATIITMGFQFDPYTAASLINMYVKCGSLCNAVQVFENGTHSTAVAQDVTFWNSMIDGFFKNGLIKEGLFQFHRMQSSGVSPDGYSLCILLRALDSNFGVRSGKEIHGYVVRKSFLYDTFVITALIDMYSNFGWPMDAWNVFERLQDKNSSIVVWNAMINGFYENGWWNDSLELYTLVKNEGYKLVASTLSTALAACSHVRYLDFGGQVHADVIKVGCEDEQYVCTSLLSMYAKCGLVEDAAKTFNSVANKGVEIWNSMISAYVGNNTAYDALVMYHQMRSGAIPSDSFTISDILVACSVMGLYDFGRAIHAEIVKRPIQNNLAVQSSLLTMYSKSGSLVNALDVFGSMERKDVVAWGSIISGHSQNRRFKEALDLFKAMESDGMKADPDIMASVINSCVGLENIDLGCSIHGFVIKRRFELDAFVGGALVEFYSKWGQPRLVKTVFSDILNKNLVVWNSLISCYCQNGLLDLSISLLPEMMQHGLYPDPVSITTVLLAISSAVVLLKGKAIHTYKMRLQILHDIQMENALIDMYMKCGSFVYAEHVFHNTSTRNLVTWNTMISGYGSHGEFPKAINFFNEMRTSGISPDGVTFLSLISSCNHSGLVNEGLKLYELMREYRVEPGMEHYINMVDLLGRAGFLDDAYGFINNMHIEADESVWLCLLSACQVHRKIELGELAAQSLFKMDPTNGSYYIPLLNLYVDAGLQDKAANLRSSMRQRGLKKTPGCSWIEVKNQVDVFFSGDSSSRKTIQIYEALQSLRSNMKRTEDSLEVEDAV; this is encoded by the coding sequence ATGTACCGCAACCCGATCAAATTACGCCCTTTATCAACTCTGTTTGGAACCCATGTACCTTCCTTGCTGAACTCCAGCATCAGAGATTTAGTCCAACAAGGACGTTATTTCGAGGCCCTTCAGTTATATGCCAAACAATCTTATTTCCCTCTCTGTACGTCCAAATTCACCTTCCCTGCTCTCCTCAAAGCCTGTGCTTCTCTCTCAAATCTTGGCCATGGAATCGCTATCCATGCCACCATCATCACAATGGGTTTTCAATTTGACCCTTACACTGCCGCTTCACTCATTAATATGTATGTCAAATGCGGGTCTCTTTGCAATGCAGTCCAGGTGTTTGAAAATGGGACGCACTCGACAGCAGTGGCTCAGGATGTTACATTTTGGAACTCTATGATTGATGGGTTCTTCAAAAATGGGCTTATCAAGGAGGGCTTGTTTCAGTTTCATCGAATGCAGTCGTCTGGTGTTAGCCCAGACGGATATTCTCTTTGTATTCTCCTTCGTGCGCTCGATTCCAATTTTGGTGTTCGAAGCGGAAAAGAAATCCATGGTTATGTTGTTAGAAAGTCGTTTCTTTATGACACTTTTGTGATAACTGCGTTGATTGATATGTATTCCAATTTCGGTTGGCCAATGGATGCTTGGAATGTTTTTGAGAGGCTGCAGGATAAGAATAGTAGTATTGTAGTTTGGAATGCGATGATAAATGGTTTTTATGAGAATGGATGGTGGAATGACAGTCTGGAGCTGTATACATTGGTAAAGAATGAGGGTTACAAACTTGTGGCTTCTACGTTATCTACTGCATTGGCTGCTTGTTCTCATGTTCGATATTTAGACTTCGGAGGGCAGGTTCATGCTGATGTGATTAAGGTGGGTTGTGAGGACGAACAATATGTTTGTACTTCTCTATTGAGCATGTATGCTAAGTGTGGATTAGTTGAAGATGCAGCAAAGACTTTTAACTCTGTAGCAAATAAAGGAGTTGAGATATGGAACTCCATGATCTCAGCTTATGTTGGGAATAACACTGCTTATGATGCTTTGGTTATGTACCATCAGATGAGATCAGGTGCAATTCCTTCTGATTCATTCACTATATCAGATATTCTAGTAGCTTGCAGTGTGATGGGATTGTATGATTTTGGGAGGGCAATTCATGCAGAGATCGTTAAAAGACCAATACAGAATAACCTTGCTGTGCAGAGTTCTCTTTTGACTATGTACTCAAAGTCTGGAAGTCTGGTCAATGCTCTTGATGTTTTTGGCAGCATGGAGAGAAAGGATGTAGTTGCTTGGGGTTCTATAATATCAGGTCATAGCCAAAACAGGAGATTCAAGGAGGCTCTGGATTTGTTTAAAGCAATGGAGTCCGATGGTATGAAAGCAGATCCTGATATTATGGCAAGTGTAATAAATTCCTGTGTGGGATTAGAAAATATAGATCTTGGTTGCAGTATCCATGGGTTTGTCATAAAGAGAAGATTCGAATTGGATGCCTTCGTTGGTGGTGCCCTTGTGGAATTTTACTCTAAATGGGGACAACCAAGGCTGGTTAAAACTGTGTTTTCTGACATTTTGAACAAGAACTTGGTGGTTTGGAATTCTTTAATTTCATGTTACTGCCAAAATGGTCTCTTAGATCTTTCAATTAGTCTTCTTCCTGAAATGATGCAGCATGGCTTGTATCCGGACCCTGTGTCAATTACCACCGTTCTTCTTGCTATCTCATCAGCAGTGGTATTGCTTAAAGGTAAGGCAATTCATACTTACAAGATGAGACTTCAAATTCTACATGATATTCAAATGGAGAATGCTTTGATTGACATGTACATGAAATGTGGATCCTTTGTGTATGCTGAGCACGTGTTCCATAACACGTCTACTAGGAATTTAGTCACTTGGAACACTATGATTTCTGGTTATGGATCTCACGGAGAATTCCCTAAAGCAATCAATTTTTTCAACGAAATGAGAACCTCTGGTATCTCCCCTGATGGCGTGACATTTCTTTCCCTGATTTCATCTTGCAACCATTCAGGTTTGGTCAATGAAGGCCTGAAATTATATGAACTGATGAGAGAATACAGAGTTGAGCCTGGAATGGAGCACTACATTAACATGGTGGACCTGTTAGGTCGTGCTGGATTCTTGGATGATGCTTATGGTTTCATAAACAACATGCATATTGAGGCTGACGAGAGCGTCTGGCTATGTTTATTATCAGCTTGCCAAGTCCATCGCAAGATAGAGCTTGGGGAATTGGCTGCCCAAAGTCTATTCAAGATGGATCCTACCAATGGTAGCTACTACATACCCTTGTTGAACTTGTATGTAGATGCTGGTTTACAAGACAAGGCAGCAAATTTGAGGTCATCAATGAGGCAAAGAGGATTAAAGAAGACCCCAGGATGCAGCTGGATTGAAGTGAAAAACCAGGTTGATGTTTTCTTCTCAGGTGATTCATCCTCTAGAAAGACAATTCAAATCTATGAAGCACTTCAAAGTCTCAGGAGTAATATGAAAAGAACAGAAGATTCTCTTGAAGTTGAAGATGCGGTCTAA
- the LOC113725266 gene encoding uncharacterized protein isoform X2, which translates to MMNRVGIGLLLEFLLVVNWMMAGVKGSIHEYRNAAFIPQYNSFFFLGGNEGLHASRVVGDTQKNSSDDSSNPLDGKSFIRFDSISFRRTKEAANKQNEMQQSTGTVEAIIVEVKDRNKIGGSFINSDAICCTPALAKDGSCKLGEVIIRQEPDNPGWPMRIQTSFEGNNEEATMVLKTVEINKTGMYYLYFMFCNPELRGTLISGKTVWHNPDGYLPGKMAPLMSFYGFMSLAYLVLGLFWFVRFVQCWKDVIQLHYHITAVIGLGMCEMALWYFEYSNFNAVGYRPMAITLWAVSFSAIKKTVSRLLLLVVSMGYGIMRPTLGGVTSKVFLLGIIYLMASEALELVEHLGNINDFSGKARLFLVLPVAVLDATFILWIFSSLSKTLEKLQIRRSIAKLELYRKFTNALAVSVLLSVAWIGYELYFNASDPYSELWRTAWIIPAFWTLLAYLLLTVICVLWAPSRNPTRYTYSDETAEDEEEGVPLTSSGVKVAGDLATKLERKERKASITSDHVFGLGEDLEEDKRE; encoded by the exons ATGATGAACAGGGTAGGAATTGGGCTATTACTAGAATTTCTGTTGGTGGTGAATTGGATGATGGCAGGAGTAAAGGGTTCGATTCATGAGTACAGGAATGCTGCGTTCATACCCCAGtataattcttttttctttctgggAGGCAACGAAGGTCTTCATGCTTCAAGGGTTGTTGGTGACACTCAGAAAAACTCTTCTGATGATTCCAGTAATCCTCTTGACGGCAAGTCCTTTATCAG GTTTGACTCCATCTCTTTTAGGCGAACCAAGGAGGCCGCAAACAAGCAGAATGAGATGCAGCAGAGTACTGGAACAGTTGAAGCCATCATAGTTGAAGTGAAGGACAGGAACAAGATTGGGGGCTCTTTTATAAACTCTGATGCTATATGCTGCACTCCGGCTCTAGCTAAAGATGGATCCTGCAAGTTAGGAGAGGTTATAATTCGCCAGGAGCCTGATAATCCTGGTTGGCCAATGCGAATTCAAACCTCCTTTGAAGGAAACAATGAAGAGGCAACAATGGTGCTCAAAACTGTTGAGATCAACAAAACTGGGATGTACTATCTATATTTCATGTTCTGTAATCCAGAGCTCCGTGGCACATTAATTAGTGGAAAAACTGTCTGGCATAACCCTGATGGTTATCTACCTGGGAAGATGGCTCCACTTatgtcattttatggatttATGTCTCTGGCATATCTTGTGCTTGGTCTATTCTGGTTTGTTCGGTTTGTGCAGTGTTGGAAAGATGTAATACAACTGCACTACCATATAACTGCTGTAATTGGTCTGGGTATGTGTGAAATGGCTCTTTGGTATTTTGAATATTCAAATTTTAATGCTGTTGGTTACAGACCAATGGCAATTACCCTTTGGGCTGTTTCCTTCAGTGCTATCAAAAAGACTGTGTCTCGCCTTCTCCTTCTGGTGGTCTCGATGGGCTATGGCATCATGCGGCCCACCCTAGGTGGCGTCACCTCAAAAGTATTTCTTCTTGGTATAATATATTTAATGGCTTCAGAAGCCCTTGAGCTCGTTGAACATTTGGGAAATATCAATGATTTTTCTGGGAAAGCAAGGCTATTTTTGGTGCTACCAGTGGCTGTCTTGGATGCCACATTTATCCTTTGGATTTTCTCATCATTATCTAAAACGTTGGAGAAACTTCAG ATTAGAAGGAGCATTGCTAAACTTGAGCTCTACCGAAAGTTTACAAACGCTCTTGCAGTATCTGTTCTGCTTTCTGTTGCTTGGATTGGCTATGag TTATACTTTAATGCAAGTGATCCATATAGTGAACTGTGGCGAACAGCCTGGATTATCCCAGCTTTCTGGACTTTGCTTGCTTACTTACTGTTGACAGTAATATGTGTCCTATGGGCACCATCGCGCAATCCTACTAG ATATACATACTCAGATGAGACAGCTGAAGATGAGGAGGAGGGCGTACCCTTGACCAGCAGTGGAGTAAAAGTAGCTGGAGATTTAGCAACCAAATTggagagaaaggaaagaaaagcttcAATTACATCTGATCATGTATTTGGACTAGGAGAAGATCTTGAAGAGGACAAGAGAGAATAG
- the LOC113725267 gene encoding pentatricopeptide repeat-containing protein At2g40720-like isoform X2, producing MYRNPIKLRPLSTLFGTHVPSLLNSSIRDLVQQGRYFEALQLYAKQSYFPLCTSKFTFPALLKACASLSNLGHGIAIHATIITMGFQFDPYTAASLINMYVKCGSLCNAVQVFENGTHSTAVAQDVTFWNSMIDGFFKNGLIKEGLFQFHRMQSSGVSPDGYSLCILLRALDSNFGVRSGKEIHGYVVRKSFLYDTFVITALIDMYSNFGWPMDAWNVFERLQDKNSSIVVWNAMINGFYENGWWNDSLELYTLVKNEGYKLVASTLSTALAACSHVRYLDFGGQVHADVIKVGCEDEQYVCTSLLSMYAKCGLVEDAAKTFNSVANKGVEIWNSMISAYVGNNTAYDALVMYHQMRSGAIPSDSFTISDILVACSVMGLYDFGRAIHAEIVKRPIQNNLAVQSSLLTMYSKSGSLVNALDVFGSMERKDVVAWGSIISGHSQNRRFKEALDLFKAMESDGMKADPDIMASVINSCVGLENIDLGCSIHGFVIKRRFELDAFVGGALVEFYSKWGQPRLVKTVFSDILNKNLVVWNSLISCYCQNGLLDLSISLLPEMMQHGLYPDPVSITTVLLAISSAVVLLKGLVNEGLKLYELMREYRVEPGMEHYINMVDLLGRAGFLDDAYGFINNMHIEADESVWLCLLSACQVHRKIELGELAAQSLFKMDPTNGSYYIPLLNLYVDAGLQDKAANLRSSMRQRGLKKTPGCSWIEVKNQVDVFFSGDSSSRKTIQIYEALQSLRSNMKRTEDSLEVEDAV from the exons ATGTACCGCAACCCGATCAAATTACGCCCTTTATCAACTCTGTTTGGAACCCATGTACCTTCCTTGCTGAACTCCAGCATCAGAGATTTAGTCCAACAAGGACGTTATTTCGAGGCCCTTCAGTTATATGCCAAACAATCTTATTTCCCTCTCTGTACGTCCAAATTCACCTTCCCTGCTCTCCTCAAAGCCTGTGCTTCTCTCTCAAATCTTGGCCATGGAATCGCTATCCATGCCACCATCATCACAATGGGTTTTCAATTTGACCCTTACACTGCCGCTTCACTCATTAATATGTATGTCAAATGCGGGTCTCTTTGCAATGCAGTCCAGGTGTTTGAAAATGGGACGCACTCGACAGCAGTGGCTCAGGATGTTACATTTTGGAACTCTATGATTGATGGGTTCTTCAAAAATGGGCTTATCAAGGAGGGCTTGTTTCAGTTTCATCGAATGCAGTCGTCTGGTGTTAGCCCAGACGGATATTCTCTTTGTATTCTCCTTCGTGCGCTCGATTCCAATTTTGGTGTTCGAAGCGGAAAAGAAATCCATGGTTATGTTGTTAGAAAGTCGTTTCTTTATGACACTTTTGTGATAACTGCGTTGATTGATATGTATTCCAATTTCGGTTGGCCAATGGATGCTTGGAATGTTTTTGAGAGGCTGCAGGATAAGAATAGTAGTATTGTAGTTTGGAATGCGATGATAAATGGTTTTTATGAGAATGGATGGTGGAATGACAGTCTGGAGCTGTATACATTGGTAAAGAATGAGGGTTACAAACTTGTGGCTTCTACGTTATCTACTGCATTGGCTGCTTGTTCTCATGTTCGATATTTAGACTTCGGAGGGCAGGTTCATGCTGATGTGATTAAGGTGGGTTGTGAGGACGAACAATATGTTTGTACTTCTCTATTGAGCATGTATGCTAAGTGTGGATTAGTTGAAGATGCAGCAAAGACTTTTAACTCTGTAGCAAATAAAGGAGTTGAGATATGGAACTCCATGATCTCAGCTTATGTTGGGAATAACACTGCTTATGATGCTTTGGTTATGTACCATCAGATGAGATCAGGTGCAATTCCTTCTGATTCATTCACTATATCAGATATTCTAGTAGCTTGCAGTGTGATGGGATTGTATGATTTTGGGAGGGCAATTCATGCAGAGATCGTTAAAAGACCAATACAGAATAACCTTGCTGTGCAGAGTTCTCTTTTGACTATGTACTCAAAGTCTGGAAGTCTGGTCAATGCTCTTGATGTTTTTGGCAGCATGGAGAGAAAGGATGTAGTTGCTTGGGGTTCTATAATATCAGGTCATAGCCAAAACAGGAGATTCAAGGAGGCTCTGGATTTGTTTAAAGCAATGGAGTCCGATGGTATGAAAGCAGATCCTGATATTATGGCAAGTGTAATAAATTCCTGTGTGGGATTAGAAAATATAGATCTTGGTTGCAGTATCCATGGGTTTGTCATAAAGAGAAGATTCGAATTGGATGCCTTCGTTGGTGGTGCCCTTGTGGAATTTTACTCTAAATGGGGACAACCAAGGCTGGTTAAAACTGTGTTTTCTGACATTTTGAACAAGAACTTGGTGGTTTGGAATTCTTTAATTTCATGTTACTGCCAAAATGGTCTCTTAGATCTTTCAATTAGTCTTCTTCCTGAAATGATGCAGCATGGCTTGTATCCGGACCCTGTGTCAATTACCACCGTTCTTCTTGCTATCTCATCAGCAGTGGTATTGCTTAAAG GTTTGGTCAATGAAGGCCTGAAATTATATGAACTGATGAGAGAATACAGAGTTGAGCCTGGAATGGAGCACTACATTAACATGGTGGACCTGTTAGGTCGTGCTGGATTCTTGGATGATGCTTATGGTTTCATAAACAACATGCATATTGAGGCTGACGAGAGCGTCTGGCTATGTTTATTATCAGCTTGCCAAGTCCATCGCAAGATAGAGCTTGGGGAATTGGCTGCCCAAAGTCTATTCAAGATGGATCCTACCAATGGTAGCTACTACATACCCTTGTTGAACTTGTATGTAGATGCTGGTTTACAAGACAAGGCAGCAAATTTGAGGTCATCAATGAGGCAAAGAGGATTAAAGAAGACCCCAGGATGCAGCTGGATTGAAGTGAAAAACCAGGTTGATGTTTTCTTCTCAGGTGATTCATCCTCTAGAAAGACAATTCAAATCTATGAAGCACTTCAAAGTCTCAGGAGTAATATGAAAAGAACAGAAGATTCTCTTGAAGTTGAAGATGCGGTCTAA
- the LOC113725266 gene encoding uncharacterized protein isoform X1 has protein sequence MCNFSWQVRDSILLGKYCPSLFLVQKHKDTWTLEHLNTCLLPHIGWHLELILGCRRSDIIYASLIEREEYDVSVPRFSPSAISLVKKFDSISFRRTKEAANKQNEMQQSTGTVEAIIVEVKDRNKIGGSFINSDAICCTPALAKDGSCKLGEVIIRQEPDNPGWPMRIQTSFEGNNEEATMVLKTVEINKTGMYYLYFMFCNPELRGTLISGKTVWHNPDGYLPGKMAPLMSFYGFMSLAYLVLGLFWFVRFVQCWKDVIQLHYHITAVIGLGMCEMALWYFEYSNFNAVGYRPMAITLWAVSFSAIKKTVSRLLLLVVSMGYGIMRPTLGGVTSKVFLLGIIYLMASEALELVEHLGNINDFSGKARLFLVLPVAVLDATFILWIFSSLSKTLEKLQIRRSIAKLELYRKFTNALAVSVLLSVAWIGYELYFNASDPYSELWRTAWIIPAFWTLLAYLLLTVICVLWAPSRNPTRYTYSDETAEDEEEGVPLTSSGVKVAGDLATKLERKERKASITSDHVFGLGEDLEEDKRE, from the exons ATGTGCAATTTTAGTTGGCAAGTTAGGGATTCAATTCTATTAGGCAAGTATTGCCCTTCTTTATTTCTTGTTCAAAAGCACAAGGACACTTGGACACTTGAACACTTGAACACTTGTCTTTTGCCACATATTGGATGGCATCTTGAGTTAATTTTAGGTTGCCGGCGATCAGATATCATATATGCATCATTAATTGAACGAGAAGAATATGATGTTAGTGTGCCAAGATTCTCTCCTTCAGCAATTTCTCTTGTGAAAAA GTTTGACTCCATCTCTTTTAGGCGAACCAAGGAGGCCGCAAACAAGCAGAATGAGATGCAGCAGAGTACTGGAACAGTTGAAGCCATCATAGTTGAAGTGAAGGACAGGAACAAGATTGGGGGCTCTTTTATAAACTCTGATGCTATATGCTGCACTCCGGCTCTAGCTAAAGATGGATCCTGCAAGTTAGGAGAGGTTATAATTCGCCAGGAGCCTGATAATCCTGGTTGGCCAATGCGAATTCAAACCTCCTTTGAAGGAAACAATGAAGAGGCAACAATGGTGCTCAAAACTGTTGAGATCAACAAAACTGGGATGTACTATCTATATTTCATGTTCTGTAATCCAGAGCTCCGTGGCACATTAATTAGTGGAAAAACTGTCTGGCATAACCCTGATGGTTATCTACCTGGGAAGATGGCTCCACTTatgtcattttatggatttATGTCTCTGGCATATCTTGTGCTTGGTCTATTCTGGTTTGTTCGGTTTGTGCAGTGTTGGAAAGATGTAATACAACTGCACTACCATATAACTGCTGTAATTGGTCTGGGTATGTGTGAAATGGCTCTTTGGTATTTTGAATATTCAAATTTTAATGCTGTTGGTTACAGACCAATGGCAATTACCCTTTGGGCTGTTTCCTTCAGTGCTATCAAAAAGACTGTGTCTCGCCTTCTCCTTCTGGTGGTCTCGATGGGCTATGGCATCATGCGGCCCACCCTAGGTGGCGTCACCTCAAAAGTATTTCTTCTTGGTATAATATATTTAATGGCTTCAGAAGCCCTTGAGCTCGTTGAACATTTGGGAAATATCAATGATTTTTCTGGGAAAGCAAGGCTATTTTTGGTGCTACCAGTGGCTGTCTTGGATGCCACATTTATCCTTTGGATTTTCTCATCATTATCTAAAACGTTGGAGAAACTTCAG ATTAGAAGGAGCATTGCTAAACTTGAGCTCTACCGAAAGTTTACAAACGCTCTTGCAGTATCTGTTCTGCTTTCTGTTGCTTGGATTGGCTATGag TTATACTTTAATGCAAGTGATCCATATAGTGAACTGTGGCGAACAGCCTGGATTATCCCAGCTTTCTGGACTTTGCTTGCTTACTTACTGTTGACAGTAATATGTGTCCTATGGGCACCATCGCGCAATCCTACTAG ATATACATACTCAGATGAGACAGCTGAAGATGAGGAGGAGGGCGTACCCTTGACCAGCAGTGGAGTAAAAGTAGCTGGAGATTTAGCAACCAAATTggagagaaaggaaagaaaagcttcAATTACATCTGATCATGTATTTGGACTAGGAGAAGATCTTGAAGAGGACAAGAGAGAATAG